From Gemmatimonadota bacterium, one genomic window encodes:
- a CDS encoding LytTR family DNA-binding domain-containing protein, with protein sequence MSAPETPLRARVLIAEDEPLARSRLRTLLEDVDWVTEVDEAADGPAAVRAIDDLRPDLVFLDVRMPGATGLEVLDRISHDPHVVFTTAYDRYAVTAFELQALDYLLKPFGAERFGSAMERARSALLRERSERAAGSGAADESGAGGAERSRAALGAEPLRRLFVRERGRITPLAVDRIERLEARGDYVLIHAEGARHLVHVRLRDLLARLDADRFVRVHRSHVVNLDHVEAFVPWDGSRLQVHLSSGERVMASRNRSRELRDRSI encoded by the coding sequence GTGAGCGCCCCCGAGACGCCGCTGCGCGCGCGGGTGCTGATCGCGGAAGACGAGCCGCTGGCTCGGTCGCGGCTACGGACCCTGTTGGAGGACGTGGACTGGGTCACCGAGGTCGACGAGGCCGCGGACGGGCCAGCCGCGGTCCGCGCGATCGACGACCTGCGACCCGATCTGGTGTTCCTGGACGTGCGCATGCCCGGCGCCACCGGCCTGGAGGTGCTCGACAGGATCAGTCACGACCCGCACGTGGTGTTCACCACCGCCTACGACCGCTACGCGGTGACCGCGTTCGAGCTGCAAGCGCTCGACTACCTCCTCAAACCGTTCGGGGCCGAACGGTTCGGCTCCGCGATGGAGCGCGCGCGCAGCGCCCTCCTGCGCGAGCGCTCCGAGCGGGCCGCGGGCTCCGGCGCGGCGGACGAGTCCGGGGCGGGCGGAGCAGAGCGTTCGCGCGCCGCCCTCGGCGCCGAACCGCTGCGCCGCCTGTTCGTGCGCGAGCGCGGCCGCATCACCCCTCTGGCGGTCGATCGGATCGAGCGTCTGGAGGCGCGCGGCGACTACGTGCTCATCCACGCCGAGGGCGCCCGCCACCTGGTGCACGTGCGGCTGCGCGACCTGCTGGCCCGGCTCGACGCCGACCGGTTCGTGCGCGTGCACCGGTCCCACGTGGTCAACCTGGACCACGTTGAGGCGTTCGTTCCGTGGGACGGATCGCGGCTCCAGGTGCACCTGAGCAGCGGCGAGCGGGTCATGGCCAGTCGCAACCGTTCCCGCGAGTTGCGCGACCGATCGATCTGA
- a CDS encoding histidine kinase has protein sequence MKRLRTILLVALAWLPFAALWALFILTYVERASFADAVESAVSEFGVAALLGIGVWWFSGRYAWPAYMRVRFYVVHLAAAAAYSALWNLVGFAIEALSMDTSFWGAIQAADALGWQFLLGFILYGLVAGVSYALRNRRRLREQEALAARAEALAVEARMQALRAQLNPHFLFNCLHSLAHLIRQDPASAETAVERLGGLLRYSLDDAGGVVTLADEWSFTRDYLELERLRFGARLRVESDLQQKALAASVPPFTLQPLVENAVRHAIDPRPEGGVVRITAGVTAGQLNLRVGDDGPGADPGAVEAAPGIGLRALRQRLRARYGGAARVAVLTAPGEGCEVVVRVPLEDGDP, from the coding sequence GTGAAACGACTTCGCACGATCCTGCTCGTGGCTCTGGCGTGGCTGCCCTTCGCCGCGCTTTGGGCGCTTTTCATCCTGACCTACGTGGAGCGCGCGTCCTTCGCCGACGCCGTGGAGTCCGCCGTGAGCGAGTTCGGCGTCGCGGCGCTGTTGGGGATCGGCGTTTGGTGGTTCTCCGGACGCTACGCGTGGCCCGCGTACATGCGGGTGCGGTTCTACGTAGTGCACCTGGCCGCGGCAGCCGCGTACTCGGCGCTCTGGAACCTGGTAGGGTTCGCGATCGAAGCCCTGAGCATGGACACGTCCTTCTGGGGCGCGATCCAGGCGGCGGACGCCCTCGGCTGGCAGTTCCTCCTGGGGTTCATCCTGTACGGGCTCGTCGCGGGCGTGTCCTACGCGCTCCGGAATAGACGCAGGCTGCGCGAGCAGGAGGCCCTGGCGGCGCGCGCGGAGGCGTTGGCCGTCGAGGCGCGCATGCAGGCGCTGCGCGCGCAACTCAACCCGCATTTCCTGTTCAACTGCCTGCATTCGCTGGCGCACCTCATCCGCCAGGACCCGGCCAGCGCGGAGACGGCCGTGGAGCGGCTCGGCGGGCTCCTGCGTTACTCGCTGGACGACGCGGGCGGCGTGGTGACCCTCGCCGACGAGTGGTCCTTCACGCGCGACTACCTGGAGCTGGAGCGGCTGCGCTTCGGCGCCCGACTACGGGTGGAGAGCGACCTGCAACAGAAGGCGCTCGCCGCGTCCGTGCCGCCGTTCACGCTGCAGCCGCTGGTGGAGAACGCCGTGCGCCACGCGATCGACCCGCGCCCCGAGGGAGGCGTGGTGCGCATCACCGCCGGCGTGACCGCTGGACAGCTCAACCTGCGCGTCGGCGATGACGGTCCGGGCGCGGACCCGGGCGCGGTGGAGGCCGCTCCCGGCATCGGCCTGCGCGCGCTGCGTCAGCGCCTGCGCGCGAGATACGGGGGCGCCGCGCGCGTGGCGGTGCTCACCGCGCCGGGCGAAGGCTGCGAGGTGGTGGTGCGGGTGCCACTCGAGGACGGGGATCCGTGA